One region of Carassius gibelio isolate Cgi1373 ecotype wild population from Czech Republic chromosome A1, carGib1.2-hapl.c, whole genome shotgun sequence genomic DNA includes:
- the LOC128027312 gene encoding B-cell receptor CD22-like, translating into MSFNTIYLTLMSVRMAPRLPLIFLLMIHVVSAGWGVSYSPSHICSLKNSSVIMSCTYTYPTGYKIEKVFWTKNPREGEEPPDLSVDPEYSQRLQYLGDKQQNCTIRLSHVTQKNQHMYYFRFTTDKPDGKWTADPGVTLTVTDLQVEAPERVTEGHNVRLTCKSSCTLTDRATFIWYRNSQPLTERRDRNNQLLLQSVRREDAGRYSCALHGHTYISPAAQLTVTYPPENPVISISPSVIVEGDSVTLICSSDSNPPALNFSWFKGGMFVGSGRIYSISNISSDHSEEYKCRSINEHGEKYSDAVTLNVTYPPRNVSVSITGSGVILEGDSVTLICSSDSNPPALNFSWFKENQSSAVGSGQSFSALQSGRFYCEAHNQHGSQRSDAVTVTVHPGADRNVIVIAATSGGLLTIIIIIIIWFILMKRKSVKTEDLTMKKNDLYSDVSVHDESLSEPDPVNDALYASVKPSTSRGETPESRDTEEIQYAAVQYHRKKERNRPEEDECDQMFKLWKIHL; encoded by the exons ATGAGCTTCAACACG ATATATTTGACGCTGATGTCGGTCAGAATGGCTCCTCGTCTTCCTCTGAtctttctgctcatgattcaCG TGGTTTCTGCTGGTTGGGGTGTGAGTTACAGTCCTTCACACATCTGTTCACTAAAGAACTCATCAGTGATAATGAGCTGCACTTATACATACCCTACTGGATATAAGATTGAGAAAGTGTTCTGGACCAAAAACCCTAGAGAGGGTGAAGAGCCTCCAGATCTGTCTGTGGATCCTGAATACAGTCAGAGGCTTCAGTATCTGGGAGACAAACAGCAGAACTGCACCATCAGACTgagtcatgtgacacagaagaacCAACACATGTACTATTTCAGATTCACAACTGATAAACCTGATGGAAAATGGACTGCAGATCCAGGAGTGACTCTTACTGTCACAG atctTCAGGTGGAGGCTCCTGAGAGAGTGACAGAGGGTCATAATGTCCGTCTGACATGTAAAAGCAGCTGCACTCTGACTGACAGAGCAACATTCATCTGGTACAGAAACTCACAGCCATTAACTgagagaagagacagaaacaaTCAACTCCTGCTGCAGTCAGTCAGAAGAGAGGATGCAGGCAGATACAGCTGTGCTCTACATGGACACACTTACATCTCTCCTGCTGCTCAGCTCACTGTCACCT ATCCTCCAGAGAATCCTGTGATCTCCATCAGTCCATCTgtaatagtggagggagattcagtgactctgatctgcagcagtgattcaaaccctcctGCTCTGAACTTCAGCTGGTTTAAAGGAGGAATGTTTGTAGGATCTGGAAGAATCTACAGCATCTCAAACATCAGCTCTGATCACAGTGAAGAATACAAGTGTAGATCCATCAATGAACATGGAGAGAAATACTCTGATGCTGTGACTTTAAACGTCACGT ATCCTCCCAGGAACGTCTCAGTGTCTATAACTGGATCAGGTGTAATattggagggagattcagtgactctgatctgcagcagtgattcaaaccctcctGCTCTGAACTTCAGCTGGTTTAAGGAGAATCAAAGCTCAGCTGTTGGATCTGGACAGAGTTTCAGTGCACTACAGAGTGGACGCTTCTACTGTGAGGCTCACAATCAACATGGATCTCAGAGATCAGACGCTGTTACTGTCACAG TTCATCCTGGAGCTGATAGGAATGTGATTGTGATCGCAGCAACATCTGGAGGATTAttgaccatcatcatcatcatcatcatatggTTTATACT GATGAAAAGAAAGAGTGTTAAAACTGAAGATCTCACAATGAAAAAG AATGATCTCTACTCTGATGTTTCAGTTCATGACGAGTCTCTTTCTGAACCCGATCCAGTCAATGATGCTCTGTATGCCAGTGTGAAACCCAGCACATCCAGAGGAGAAACTCCTGAATCCAGAGATACTGAGGAGATCCAGTACGCAGCTGTCCAATATCACCGAAAGAAAGAGAGGAACAGACCGGAAGAAGATGAAT gcgATCAAATGTTCAAACTGTGGAAGATTCATCTGTGA